In Mastacembelus armatus chromosome 5, fMasArm1.2, whole genome shotgun sequence, a single genomic region encodes these proteins:
- the slc25a55a gene encoding solute carrier family 25 member 55a isoform X2, with amino-acid sequence MSQQQISLPAKLINGGIAGIVGVTCVFPIDLAKTRLQNQRQGQQIYKSMMDCLVKTVRSEGYFGMYRGAAVNLTLVTPEKAIKLAANDFFRHHLAKDGKRLTVFKEMLAGCGAGTCQVVITTPMEMLKIQLQDAGRLSQQQKPVMMSPTKLVATNTVLSRAYNSGTVVSVPRAVSATQIAKELLRTQGVQGLYKGLGATLMRDVPFSVVYFPLFANLNRLGKPCPGESSPFYWAFLSGCVAGSTAAVAVNPCDVVKTRLQSLNKGSNEETYNGVVDCVSKIMRKEGPSAFLKGAGCRALVIAPLFGIAQVMYFVGVGEYILDNSPLSLVLA; translated from the exons ATGTCTCAGCAGCAGATCAG CCTCCCAGCCAAGCTGATTAATGGCGGTATTGCTGGTATTGTTGGGGTTACTTGTGTCTTCCCCATTGACTTGGCAAAGACCAGGTTGCAGAATCAGAGACAAGGTCAACAGATCTACAAGAGCAT GATGGACTGCCTTGTCAAGACAGTTCGTTCAGAAGGCTACTTTGGCATGTATAGAG gTGCTGCTGTGAATCTGACCTTGGTTACCCCTGAGAAGGCAATCAAGCTGGCTGCTAATGACTTCTTCCGCCATCACCTTGCCAAGGATGG AAAGAGGTTGACAGTTTTCAAAGAGATGCTGGCAGGTTGTGGTGCTGGTACATGCCAGGTCGTTATTACTACCCCTATGGAAATGCTCAAGATACAACTACAGGATGCAGGCAGACTTT CCCAGCAGCAAAAACCAGTCATGATGTCCCCCACAAAGCTAGTGGCCACAAACACTGTACTCAGCCGCGCTTACAACTCGGGTACAGTGGTGTCAGTGCCACGAGCGGTGTCAGCCACACAAATTGCAAAGGAACTGCTTCGAACCCAGGGCGTCCAGGGGCTCTACAAGGGTCTTGGGGCAACACTTATGAG GGATGTTCCCTTTTCTGTGGTCTACTTCCCATTATTTGCAAACCTGAACCGCTTGGGCAAACCCTGTCCAGGGGAGTCATCGCCTTTCTACTGGGCTTTCCTCTCAGGCTGTGTGGCAGGATCTACTGCTGCAGTTGCTGTTAACCCCTGTGATG tggtGAAGACTAGATTGCAGTCACTGAACAAAGGCTCCAATGAGGAGACCTATAATGGTGTTGTGGATTGTGTGAG taaaataatgCGGAAGGAGGGACCCTCTGCCTTCCTGAAAGGTGCAGGCTGCCGGGCTCTTGTCATAGCTCCTCTGTTCGGTATTGCACAGGTTATGTACTTTGTTGGTGTTGGAGAATACATCCTGGACAACTCACCTCTAAGCCTCGTTTTGGCATGA
- the tshba gene encoding thyroid stimulating hormone subunit beta a, giving the protein METAVFTCWLLVLLSSPAVPTCLPADFTLYVEKPECDFCVAINTTICMGFCYSRDSNMRDILGPRFLIQRGCTYDKVEYRTAMLPGCPIDANPVFTYPVALSCHCGACRTDSDECAHRASVDRAKCTKPVRRVYPYPGQTNYMIPF; this is encoded by the exons ATGGAGACTGCAGTGTTCACCTGTTGGCTCCTGGTTCTGCTCTCCAGCCCAGCTGTTCCCACGTGTTTACCTGCCGACTTCACCCTGTATGTGGAGAAGCCAGAGTGTGACTTCTGTGTGGCGATCAACACCACAATCTGCATGGGATTTTGCTACTCAAGG GACAGTAACATGAGGGATATTCTAGGCCCACGATTTCTTATCCAGAGAGGCTGTACCTATGACAAGGTGGAGTACCGTACAGCCATGCTGCCTGGCTGTCCAATCGACGCTAACCCTGTCTTCACCTATCCTGTGGCTCTCAGCTGCCACTGTGGTGCCTGCAGGACCGACAGCGATGAGTGTGCACATAGAGCCAGTGTGGACAGAGCTAAGTGTACCAAACCCGTGAGACGTGTTTACCCATACCCTGGCCAGACCAACTACATGATCCCTTTCTGA
- the slc25a55a gene encoding solute carrier family 25 member 55a isoform X1, protein MSQQQISLPAKLINGGIAGIVGVTCVFPIDLAKTRLQNQRQGQQIYKSMMDCLVKTVRSEGYFGMYRGAAVNLTLVTPEKAIKLAANDFFRHHLAKDGKRLTVFKEMLAGCGAGTCQVVITTPMEMLKIQLQDAGRLSAQQQKPVMMSPTKLVATNTVLSRAYNSGTVVSVPRAVSATQIAKELLRTQGVQGLYKGLGATLMRDVPFSVVYFPLFANLNRLGKPCPGESSPFYWAFLSGCVAGSTAAVAVNPCDVVKTRLQSLNKGSNEETYNGVVDCVSKIMRKEGPSAFLKGAGCRALVIAPLFGIAQVMYFVGVGEYILDNSPLSLVLA, encoded by the exons ATGTCTCAGCAGCAGATCAG CCTCCCAGCCAAGCTGATTAATGGCGGTATTGCTGGTATTGTTGGGGTTACTTGTGTCTTCCCCATTGACTTGGCAAAGACCAGGTTGCAGAATCAGAGACAAGGTCAACAGATCTACAAGAGCAT GATGGACTGCCTTGTCAAGACAGTTCGTTCAGAAGGCTACTTTGGCATGTATAGAG gTGCTGCTGTGAATCTGACCTTGGTTACCCCTGAGAAGGCAATCAAGCTGGCTGCTAATGACTTCTTCCGCCATCACCTTGCCAAGGATGG AAAGAGGTTGACAGTTTTCAAAGAGATGCTGGCAGGTTGTGGTGCTGGTACATGCCAGGTCGTTATTACTACCCCTATGGAAATGCTCAAGATACAACTACAGGATGCAGGCAGACTTT CAGCCCAGCAGCAAAAACCAGTCATGATGTCCCCCACAAAGCTAGTGGCCACAAACACTGTACTCAGCCGCGCTTACAACTCGGGTACAGTGGTGTCAGTGCCACGAGCGGTGTCAGCCACACAAATTGCAAAGGAACTGCTTCGAACCCAGGGCGTCCAGGGGCTCTACAAGGGTCTTGGGGCAACACTTATGAG GGATGTTCCCTTTTCTGTGGTCTACTTCCCATTATTTGCAAACCTGAACCGCTTGGGCAAACCCTGTCCAGGGGAGTCATCGCCTTTCTACTGGGCTTTCCTCTCAGGCTGTGTGGCAGGATCTACTGCTGCAGTTGCTGTTAACCCCTGTGATG tggtGAAGACTAGATTGCAGTCACTGAACAAAGGCTCCAATGAGGAGACCTATAATGGTGTTGTGGATTGTGTGAG taaaataatgCGGAAGGAGGGACCCTCTGCCTTCCTGAAAGGTGCAGGCTGCCGGGCTCTTGTCATAGCTCCTCTGTTCGGTATTGCACAGGTTATGTACTTTGTTGGTGTTGGAGAATACATCCTGGACAACTCACCTCTAAGCCTCGTTTTGGCATGA